The Miscanthus floridulus cultivar M001 chromosome 7, ASM1932011v1, whole genome shotgun sequence genome includes a region encoding these proteins:
- the LOC136466532 gene encoding uncharacterized protein, protein MLVPTASGPCPSSPAPPTPTSTTAPPHLIRPPPLTTHPRARRCRCRCRARPPRAGPAPTPPPPPAPSSCPARDRVIEFGKHRGQMLGTLPPSYLRWVAAELDYGDTAPWADLARDVLDDPVYVDRVEWEHAHRFLRGDADGYDYAFDDGGDGPLQEMAERYGWDLSDEEGWGRLDFRLLGTSYGGRIPRKGARKKQSNSNSSTGGGAKKGSLFDAAGADPGGTGAKRDERRERVRMRREEQVRTAKMDMLGVNAGVADGGVLGSSSARNQAQIRTAKEILGLGRGSRAGEMLDVKRTPGKGGQGASPFPGRQAFLDKVRKLKGDE, encoded by the coding sequence ATGCTGGTCCCGACCGCTTCCGGACCCTGCCCGTCCTCCCCGGCTCCGCCGACACCTACGTCCACAACGGCGCCTCCTCACCTCATCCGCCCCCCTCCCCTCACAACCCACCCCCGCGcgcgccggtgccggtgccggtgccgcgcCAGGCCGCCGAGAGCGGGACCGGCGCccacgcctccgcctccgccggcgCCGTCGTCTTGCCCGGCGAGGGACCGCGTGATCGAGTTCGGCAAGCACAGGGGCCAGATGCTGGGCACGCTGCCGCCGTCGTACCTCCGGTGGGTCGCGGCCGAACTCGACTACGGGGACACCGCGCCCTGGGCGGACCTCGCGCGCGACGTCCTCGACGACCCCGTCTACGTCGACCGCGTCGAGTGGGAGCACGCGCACCGCTTCCTCCGCGGTGATGCCGACGGCTACGACTACGCTttcgacgacggcggcgacgggcCGCTCCAGGAGATGGCCGAGCGCTACGGATGGgacctctccgacgaggaggggTGGGGCCGCCTCGATTTCCGCCTCCTCGGCACATCCTACGGCGGCCGCATTCCAAGGAAGGGCGCCCGCAAGAAGCAAAGCAACAGCAACAGCtccaccggcggcggcgccaaGAAGGGCTCCCTGTTCGACGCCGCCGGGGCTGACCCGGGCGGCACCGGGGCGAAGCGCGACGAGAGGAGGGAGCGGGTGCGGATGAGGAGGGAGGAGCAGGTGAGGACGGCCAAGATGGACATGCTCGGGGTGAATGCCGGTGTGGCGGACGGCGGTGTCCTGGGGTCGTCGTCGGCCAGGAACCAGGCTCAGATCAGGACGGCCAAGGAGATTTTGGGGCTGGGTCGGGGCAGCCGCGCCGGCGAGATGCTCGACGTGAAGAGGACGCCGGGGAAAGGCGGACAGGGCGCCAGTCCCTTCCCCGGCCGTCAAGCATTCCTCGACAAGGTCAGGAAGCTCAAAGGTGATGAATGA
- the LOC136465078 gene encoding uncharacterized protein, whose product MPAVASLPAPAPAAQRRRFSPVASASLRRVASSGGSSWRSERRLMSELERTVTAGAAERVIRSYVGTKSERAALAALSRLLMDSNPLAIPFYEAVTQAQWFKWSSIHAAAVAALLEANGSTGESRSLISDSIAQHFQSTSEVALFYCDLMAAFSSRGLKDRAMDFYAELRPMLLACSFGRKRSIIVNRLIINNTPNLSKSKKLHDTAVRHAGIHPEHVHLGRPHLLLPPHPHPLPPLVALRPGAARVSPGGVEQGALLGAAAGGAVAVALLLAGALPWNAAAVGCAEEAEIEAAPPLLVGEVPSEALGHLLERPVAAVVESVVVAVGITAEEAVRVLPLDAVDVDGVVEDVAREVRPGRGVPVVEFGRDPPEVSAEPGRTGRVRKRSGPASSRARRGAAAGDRGVVSGGECAAAAHRWNYPLVSHRLAARRGAMVWINHKKGGHIVSSLTSSTSIRHQHRRLRQAQAAMPAAASLPAPAPAPAAQRRRFSPVASASLRRVASGGGSSWRSERRLMSELERTVTAGAAERVIRSYVGTKSERAALSRLLMDSNPLAIPFYEAVTQAPWFKWSSIHAAAVAALLEANGSTGESRSLISYSIAQHLQSTSEVALFYCELMAAFSSRGLKDRAMDFYAELRPMLLSGRKTYMAMIKSLCLMGLATEAEKTLREMVSLGYQSESFQFGSVAKCYGKSGSLADMERVIASMVDAGIRFGTDAVDTVLSCYSSCRDHSKMLAWLKKMRKLRFAPIMKGYNFVLNSCSSLASVVQELDPSLPLSTTGLVKRLRSVSTPAAEAELVQELLASSSVLDKAMEWSETEVKLNLHGFSRVSVYVLMLQWVDAVKGRELPLEVSVVCGIGKHSDVRGEPKVRELAQEVLSRMGSPLQLSTRNKRRLVAKRDRVKQWLVSFPVPEEGTHQSPDATNQQSFVFTLFRKLGQFFSNLV is encoded by the exons ATGCCAGCGGTGGCGTCCctaccggcgccggcgccggcagccCAGCGGCGGAGGTTCTCCCCCGTGGCTTCGGCCTCGCTGCGCCGGGTCGCGTCGAGCGGGGGCTCCAGCTGGCGGAGCGAGCGGCGGCTCATGTCGGAGCTGGAGCGCACGGTGACGGCGGGCGCGGCCGAGCGCGTCATCCGCAGCTACGTCGGCACCAAGTCGGAGCGCGCCGCGCTCGCCGCGCTCTCCAGGCTCCTCATGGATTCCAACCCCCTCGCCATCCCG TTCTATGAGGCGGTCACACAGGCCCAGTGGTTCAAATGGAGCTCCATCCATGCTGCGGCAGTTGCGGCCTTGCTTGAAGCCAATGGAAGCACTGGAGAATCAAGGTCTCTCATCTCCGACTCCATCGCGCAGCATTTCCAGTCCACCAGTGAGGTAGCTCTCTTCTACTGCGACCTCATGGCGGCTTTCTCCTCTCGTGGACTGAAGGACCGGGCGATGGATTTCTACGCTGAGCTACGGCCCATGCTGctggcctgttcgtttggtcgtaaacgatc GATTATTGTGAACAGACTGATCATCAACAATACCCCAAACCTCAGCAAATCGAAGAAATTACAT GACACCGCCGTCCGCCACGCCGGCATTCACCCCGAGCATGTCCATCTTGGCCGTCCTCACCTGCTCCTCCCTCCTCATCCGCACCCGCTCCCTCCTCTCGTCGCGCTTCGCCCCGGTGCCGCCCGGGTCAGCCCCGGCGGCGTCGAACAGGGAGCCCTTCttggcgccgccgccggtggaGCTGTTGCTGTTGCTTTGCTTCTTGCGGGCGCCCTTCCTTGGAATGCGGCCGCCGTAGGATGTGCCGAGGAGGCGGAAATCGAGGCGGCCCCAcccctcctcgtcggagaggtcCCATCCGAAGCGCTCGGCCATCTCCTGGAGCGgcccgtcgccgccgtcgtcgaaAGCGTAGTCGTAGCCGTCGGCATCACCGCGGAGGAAGCGGTGCGCGTGCTCCCACTCGACGCGGTCGACGTAGACGGGGTCGTCGAGGACGTCGCGCGCGAGGTCCGCCCAGGGCGCGGTGTCCCCGTAGTCGAGTTCGGCCGCGACCCACCGGAG GTGTCGGCGGAGCCGGGGAGGACAGGCAGGGTACGGAAGCGGTCGGGACCAGCATCGTCGCGTGCGCGGCGAGGCGCGGCGGCCGGCGACCGAGGCGTGGTCTCTGGTGGGGAGTGTGCCGCCGCAGCGCACAGATGGAATTATCCGCTCGTCAGTCACAGGCTGGCAGCTCGGCGCGGCGCGATGGTATGGATAAATCATAAAAAAGGCGGGCACATCGTGTCATCTCTCACCTCATCCACATCCATCAGGCACCAGCACAGGCGGCTCCGCCAAGCCCAAGCAGCGATGCCAGCGGCGGCGTCCctaccggcgccggcgccggcgccggcagccCAGCGGCGGAGGTTCTCCCCCGTGGCTTCGGCCTCGCTGCGCCGGGTCGCGTCGGGCGGGGGCTCCAGCTGGCGGAGCGAGCGGCGGCTCATGTCGGAGCTGGAGCGCACGGTGACGGCGGGCGCGGCCGAGCGCGTCATCCGCAGCTACGTCGGCACCAAGTCGGAGCGCGCCGCGCTCTCCAGGCTCCTCATGGATTCCAACCCCCTCGCCATCCCG TTCTATGAGGCGGTCACACAGGCCCCGTGGTTCAAATGGAGCTCTATCCATGCTGCGGCAGTTGCCGCCTTGCTTGAAGCCAATGGAAGCACTGGAGAATCAAGGTCTCTCATCTCCTACTCCATCGCGCAGCATCTCCAGTCCACCAGTGAGGTAGCTCTCTTCTACTGCGAGCTCATGGCAGCTTTCTCCTCTCGTGGACTGAAGGACCGGGCGATGGATTTCTATGCTGAGCTACGGCCCATGCTGCTCTCTGGGCGCAAGACCTACATGGCCATGATAAAGTCCTTGTGCCTGATGGGTCTGGCCACCGAGGCTGAGAAAACACTTAGGGAGATGGTTTCTCTAGGATACCAGTCTGAGTCcttccagtttgggtcggtcgcgAAATGCTATGGCAAGTCTGGCTCACTGGCCGACATGGAGCGGGTTATTGCGTCCATGGTAGATGCTGGCATCCGCTTCGGCACTGACGCAGTGGACACTGTGCTTTCATGCTACAGCTCCTGCCGTGATCATTCCAAGATGCTGGCATGGTTAAAGAAGATGCGGAAATTGCGCTTCGCGCCAATTATGAAAGGCTACAACTTTGTGCTCAACTCATGTTCCTCACTCGCTTCGGTGGTTCAAGAGCTGGATCCTTCACTTCCACTGTCAACGACGGGGTTGGTCAAGAGGCTCAGGTCTGTATCTACACCGGCAGCAGAAGCCGAGCTGGTGCAAGAACTTCTGGCCTCCTCATCGGTGCTTGACAAAGCGATGGAGTGGTCAGAAACAGAGGTGAAGCTGAATCTGCACGGATTCAGTAGAGTTTCAGTCTATGTGCTGATGCTGCAATGGGTGGATGCGGTAAAGGGTCGTGAATTGCCATTGGAGGTGTCAGTGGTGTGTGGCATTGGAAAACACAGTGATGTCCGAGGTGAGCCTAAAGTGCGTGAACTGGCACAAGAGGTACTGAGCCGGATGGGGAGCCCCCTACAGCTGTCTACAAGGAACAAAAGGCGGCTTGTGGCAAAGCGAGACAGGGTGAagcaatggctggtcagctttcCAGTGCCTGAGGAGGGCACACATCAATCGCCTGATGCAACAAACCAACAATCGTTTGTATTTACACTTTTCAGAAAACTTGGACAATTTTTTTCCAACCTCGTGTAG
- the LOC136466533 gene encoding uncharacterized protein produces the protein MLVPTASVPCLSSPAPPTPTSTTAPTHLIRLPPLTTHPRARRCRCRCRARPPRAGPAPTPPPPPAPSSRPARDRVIEFGKHRGQMLGTLPPSYLRWVAAELDYGDTAPWADLARDVLDDPVYVDRVEWEHAHRFLRGDADGYDYAFDDGGDGPLQEMAERFGWDLSDEEGWGRLDFRLLGTSYGGRIPRKGARKKQSNSNSSTGGGAKKGSLFDAAGADPGGTGAKRDERRERVRMRREEQVRTAKMDMLGVNAGVADGGVLGSSSARNQAQIRTAKKEILGLGRGSRAGEMLDVKRTPDKGGQGASPFPGRQAFLDKVRKLK, from the coding sequence ATGCTGGTCCCGACCGCTTCCGTACCCTGCCTGTCCTCCCCGGCTCCGCCGACACCTACGTCCACAACGGCGCCTACTCACCTCATCCGCCTCCCTCCCCTCACAACCCACCCCCGCGcgcgccggtgccggtgccggtgccgcgcCAGGCCGCCGAGAGCTGGACCGGCGCccacgcctccgcctccgccggcgCCGTCGTCTCGCCCGGCGAGGGACCGCGTGATCGAGTTCGGCAAGCACAGGGGCCAGATGCTGGGCACGCTGCCGCCGTCGTACCTCCGGTGGGTCGCGGCCGAACTCGACTACGGGGACACCGCGCCCTGGGCGGACCTCGCGCGCGACGTCCTCGACGACCCCGTCTACGTCGACCGCGTCGAGTGGGAGCACGCGCACCGCTTCCTCCGCGGTGATGCCGACGGCTACGACTACGCTttcgacgacggcggcgacgggcCGCTCCAGGAGATGGCCGAGCGCTTCGGATGGgacctctccgacgaggaggggTGGGGCCGCCTCGATTTCCGCCTCCTCGGCACATCCTACGGCGGCCGCATTCCAAGGAAGGGCGCCCGCAAGAAGCAAAGCAACAGCAACAGCtccaccggcggcggcgccaaGAAGGGCTCCCTGTTCGACGCCGCCGGGGCTGACCCGGGCGGCACCGGGGCGAAGCGCGACGAGAGGAGGGAGCGGGTGCGGATGAGGAGGGAGGAGCAGGTGAGGACGGCCAAGATGGACATGCTCGGGGTGAATGCCGGCGTGGCGGACGGCGGTGTCCTGGGGTCGTCGTCGGCCAGGAACCAGGCTCAGATCAGGACGGCCAAGAAGGAGATTTTGGGACTGGGTCGGGGCAGCCGCGCCGGCGAGATGCTCGACGTGAAGAGGACGCCGGACAAAGGCGGACAGGGCGCCAGTCCCTTCCCCGGCCGTCAAGCATTCCTCGACAAGGTCAGGAAGCTCAAATGA